A genomic stretch from Cloacibacterium caeni includes:
- a CDS encoding BrxA family protein has product MSYSLGFTAGALLYKEAKEYIAAISSFEDYLSLKENVANIYIPTNSEASRKRIKGELDKRLRLLNSEYLNLFLNAEEKDRKIILLLAICKCYVIVAEFLLEVIYPKWKRFDYDVSTYDFSYFLSEKLSSQQMDSISDQTKYKLSQVVVKMLKEISILEKDKINQVFPSEELTTILNKNGDGWFLNCLLITQ; this is encoded by the coding sequence ATGAGTTATTCATTAGGTTTCACCGCAGGAGCCCTCCTATATAAAGAAGCAAAAGAATACATCGCTGCTATTTCCTCTTTTGAGGATTACTTGTCATTAAAAGAAAACGTTGCCAACATTTATATACCTACAAATTCAGAAGCTTCAAGAAAAAGAATTAAAGGTGAATTGGATAAAAGGTTACGTTTATTGAACAGCGAATATCTGAACCTATTTTTAAATGCTGAAGAAAAAGATCGAAAAATAATCTTGCTTCTTGCCATCTGTAAATGTTATGTCATTGTTGCTGAGTTTTTATTAGAAGTGATTTACCCAAAATGGAAACGATTTGATTATGATGTTTCCACCTATGATTTTTCTTATTTTTTATCAGAAAAATTAAGTAGTCAGCAAATGGATTCCATTTCAGATCAAACCAAATACAAATTATCACAAGTGGTTGTAAAAATGCTTAAAGAAATAAGTATATTGGAAAAAGATAAAATTAATCAGGTTTTTCCATCGGAGGAATTAACGACAATATTAAATAAAAACGGTGACGGTTGGTTTTTAAACTGTTTGCTGATTACCCAATAA
- the brxC gene encoding BREX system P-loop protein BrxC, producing MELKEIFARDINRHINPAVVVGQLDNQHIDQEIKEYVFTKDIIGNLYKFINAIANKKEGKTGIWISGYYGSGKSHFIKYLFYCLNQATRKEAFESYKEALKNSSELDELSDVTLSNVQLIENKLDKLEVQEIIFNIDYVSQQIKNNNTITRILFNELNAKRGYNKTNIAVAMLIEKKLDQKGQLQSFKDRVKEVIGEPWVSENVTNHIQLKLSKIIDIAAEFDEDIDKESLRSAIKADRDFTIEELVAELKEYIKTKPEDYRLVFLMDEVSQYIGNNTDLLLNLQTIVEGFGEHLENKVWVVCTAQQDLSNLVTETGKKSDGFGKIMGRFETLISLDSQDAAYITQKRVLEKSTEGTKVLTQYYKDNKGAIENQFVLGHSLYQSYADAENFYLAYPFIPYQFRLISDVFSSFSKVGFVGEGVKNTERAILGITHFTAQKQSQQEVGYFISFDNFFNDNLQSNLTHSARAILDRGRNIDFNPEIKSFAFRVINVLFMVSNLEEAISISFPPTVENISLLLLNDVKIVKAELQNKVQQVLDILVEENIVQVTEGKYRFLDDEGIKVANTIAQTDVNANTRLKYFYDQFIKKSLKPDSTIKLGNRNIKVSLSIDDKDEATGGDFKIKFVVYDTTPPEQQALNVAANELNININEWFNDDKEFKKDFLNYCKTTKYLEDNRSIATGGKVKTLEEFSNNNVKQLRDLQIRFEKAWANASFTSGQRLIPANSINGANPAARYQEMVNKHLEFLYKYYQLSESFAQNNADLQTAINKSISTITIDNELNLAEAEVNNKISQSGNEMNLTDIVKLFEKAPYGWKDIATLHVVFNIARKKQRALFYLNDEMELKHYYEKAINSSSRNSIEVKSTKEYKQEDIDAFKKAVKDIFVSYTFVSGQTVAEMLSDFHDFLGKNLIEVNAYKEQYEGFPFSITLKNFHKRLAELKETKSNDRLIQKLIENSAALRTDRDAFADLKDFIDNNFANYEEIRTYVSQEKSNFDKLGEAYEERVKEITTYLQTEVQPALDFPTYRKMYKDLKKAKDTLLEEFCAKATAAYNEIFDELEAKVNELALSPNIIPNREYTISRLQKSKDLNFLDLELYKKDDFRINHLKALADEANKKQVAESGGDAPKYGSKLETVNLSSSFAGKTISSPEEVDQLIEKLKNKLMVELSKNGKIFLK from the coding sequence ATGGAATTAAAAGAAATTTTTGCAAGAGATATCAATCGTCACATCAATCCAGCTGTTGTAGTGGGACAATTGGACAACCAACATATCGATCAGGAAATAAAAGAATACGTTTTCACAAAAGATATTATTGGGAATTTGTACAAATTTATTAATGCTATTGCTAATAAAAAGGAGGGGAAAACAGGCATTTGGATCAGCGGTTATTATGGTAGTGGTAAATCTCACTTTATCAAATACTTGTTTTACTGTCTCAATCAAGCGACTCGTAAAGAAGCCTTTGAAAGTTATAAAGAAGCATTAAAAAACTCTAGTGAATTAGATGAATTAAGCGATGTAACACTTTCCAATGTTCAGTTGATTGAAAATAAGTTAGATAAACTAGAAGTTCAGGAAATTATTTTTAATATTGATTATGTTTCCCAACAAATCAAAAACAACAATACCATTACCCGTATTTTGTTCAATGAGCTCAATGCAAAACGCGGTTACAACAAAACCAATATTGCAGTGGCGATGCTTATTGAAAAAAAATTGGATCAAAAAGGGCAATTGCAATCATTTAAAGATAGAGTAAAAGAAGTAATAGGAGAACCTTGGGTATCGGAGAATGTTACCAATCACATCCAATTGAAATTATCAAAAATCATTGATATTGCAGCTGAGTTTGATGAAGATATAGATAAAGAATCTTTGCGAAGTGCCATCAAAGCAGACCGTGATTTCACCATTGAAGAATTGGTAGCCGAGCTGAAAGAATATATCAAAACCAAGCCCGAAGATTATCGTTTGGTTTTCCTGATGGATGAGGTTTCGCAATACATTGGTAATAACACCGATTTATTACTGAATCTACAAACCATTGTAGAAGGTTTTGGTGAGCATCTTGAAAATAAAGTATGGGTGGTTTGTACTGCCCAGCAAGACTTGAGCAATCTGGTAACCGAAACGGGCAAAAAATCGGATGGTTTTGGTAAAATTATGGGCCGTTTTGAAACCCTAATTTCTTTAGATTCACAAGATGCGGCGTACATTACCCAAAAAAGGGTTTTAGAAAAAAGTACCGAAGGAACCAAAGTTTTAACGCAATATTACAAAGACAACAAAGGAGCTATCGAAAACCAGTTTGTACTCGGGCACTCTCTCTATCAGAGTTATGCAGATGCCGAAAATTTCTATCTGGCGTATCCTTTTATTCCGTATCAATTCAGATTAATTTCTGATGTTTTTTCTTCTTTTTCCAAAGTAGGATTTGTGGGTGAAGGCGTAAAAAATACCGAACGTGCCATTTTGGGAATTACCCATTTTACCGCACAGAAACAAAGTCAGCAAGAAGTAGGTTATTTTATTTCTTTTGATAATTTTTTTAATGATAATCTTCAAAGCAACCTTACGCATTCCGCAAGAGCAATCTTAGATCGAGGTAGAAATATCGATTTCAATCCCGAAATCAAATCTTTTGCGTTCCGTGTCATCAATGTACTTTTTATGGTTTCTAATTTAGAAGAAGCCATTAGCATTAGTTTTCCCCCAACAGTGGAGAATATTTCTTTGCTATTATTAAATGACGTAAAAATCGTAAAAGCAGAGTTGCAAAACAAAGTACAACAAGTGTTGGATATTTTGGTAGAAGAAAATATAGTGCAAGTTACAGAAGGCAAATACCGTTTTCTGGATGATGAAGGTATAAAAGTGGCGAACACCATTGCACAAACTGATGTAAACGCCAATACCCGTTTAAAATATTTCTACGATCAGTTCATCAAAAAATCTTTGAAGCCAGATTCTACTATAAAACTGGGCAATCGCAACATCAAAGTAAGTTTGTCTATTGATGACAAAGACGAAGCAACGGGTGGCGATTTCAAAATTAAATTTGTGGTGTATGATACCACTCCGCCAGAACAGCAAGCCCTGAATGTTGCTGCTAACGAACTCAATATCAATATCAACGAGTGGTTTAATGACGACAAAGAATTCAAGAAAGATTTTTTGAACTATTGCAAAACCACCAAATATTTAGAAGACAATCGATCCATTGCTACTGGTGGAAAAGTAAAAACGTTAGAAGAATTTTCTAATAACAACGTGAAGCAGCTCAGAGATCTACAAATCAGGTTTGAAAAAGCTTGGGCAAACGCTTCCTTCACTTCTGGGCAAAGATTGATTCCTGCAAACTCCATCAATGGTGCTAATCCTGCGGCTCGCTATCAGGAAATGGTGAACAAGCATTTGGAATTTCTGTACAAATATTACCAATTGAGCGAAAGTTTTGCCCAAAACAATGCCGACCTGCAAACCGCAATCAATAAAAGCATTTCCACAATCACCATTGATAACGAATTGAATTTAGCAGAAGCTGAAGTGAACAACAAAATTTCGCAATCGGGCAACGAGATGAACCTTACAGACATTGTAAAATTGTTTGAAAAAGCACCCTACGGTTGGAAAGATATTGCTACTTTGCACGTAGTGTTTAACATTGCTAGAAAAAAACAACGGGCTTTGTTTTATCTGAACGATGAAATGGAGCTGAAACACTATTACGAAAAAGCAATCAACAGCTCGTCTAGAAACAGCATCGAGGTAAAATCTACTAAAGAATATAAACAAGAAGATATTGATGCCTTCAAAAAAGCAGTCAAAGATATTTTTGTGAGTTACACCTTTGTATCAGGGCAAACCGTAGCCGAAATGCTCAGCGATTTCCACGACTTTTTGGGTAAAAACCTAATCGAGGTAAACGCTTACAAAGAGCAGTACGAAGGTTTCCCGTTCAGCATCACGCTGAAAAATTTTCATAAACGATTGGCAGAACTCAAAGAAACTAAAAGCAACGATAGACTCATTCAAAAACTTATTGAAAACAGTGCGGCCTTGCGAACCGACAGAGATGCGTTTGCCGATCTGAAAGATTTTATCGATAATAATTTTGCAAATTATGAAGAAATCAGAACCTATGTAAGCCAAGAAAAAAGCAATTTCGACAAATTGGGCGAAGCGTATGAAGAACGTGTAAAAGAAATTACAACGTATTTGCAAACCGAGGTACAGCCTGCTTTAGATTTCCCAACCTATCGCAAAATGTATAAGGATCTGAAAAAAGCCAAAGACACTTTGCTAGAGGAATTTTGTGCAAAGGCAACTGCCGCATACAACGAAATTTTTGATGAATTGGAAGCTAAAGTTAATGAACTAGCGCTTTCACCAAACATTATTCCGAATCGGGAATATACCATCAGTCGTTTGCAAAAATCAAAAGACTTGAATTTCTTGGATCTGGAACTTTACAAAAAAGACGATTTCAGAATAAACCATCTAAAAGCTTTGGCAGATGAAGCCAATAAAAAACAAGTGGCCGAAAGTGGTGGCGATGCACCCAAATACGGCTCCAAATTAGAAACCGTGAATCTCTCTTCATCTTTTGCAGGCAAAACCATTTCCTCACCAGAAGAAGTAGATCAGTTGATAGAAAAACTGAAAAATAAATTGATGGTAGAACTCAGCAAAAACGGCAAAATATTTTTGAAATAA
- a CDS encoding DUF2130 domain-containing protein: MKNSTQITCPNCQHHFDVEEVLANDLEKQISEKIRKEYTKKLNDLNVEKENFEAKKKQETELFAERLENERKNLEKSISLKLKKQLEDEQKDNIDSLQKELNDKSEKLKEFNKLQSQILKLEREKSELKSEIEADAEKKLNEQISLEKEKIRKQIEASNELKFADLNKKLEDQKKLTEEMKRKQEQGSMQMQGEVLEIALEEFLQNNFRFDEVEEVLKGANGADVLQTVKNESLQHCGRIIYETKRTKNFDQKWIDKLKQDQLNAKAEIAVLVTETLPKNVEKFDAVNGIWICSYQEVKSLVVVLRQILIETQKVKIANENRGDKMEILYQYFTSGEFSQKTKRILEIYDGMLQQLEQEKKVTQKLWAKREKDINIMKENLSIVSGDIAGITGKEVNLLEEFETLNIE; this comes from the coding sequence ATGAAAAATTCAACCCAAATTACCTGCCCAAATTGCCAACATCATTTTGATGTAGAAGAAGTATTAGCAAATGATTTAGAAAAACAAATCAGCGAAAAAATAAGAAAAGAGTATACCAAAAAACTCAATGACTTAAATGTTGAAAAAGAAAATTTTGAAGCCAAGAAAAAGCAGGAAACCGAACTTTTCGCAGAACGATTAGAGAATGAAAGAAAAAATCTTGAAAAAAGCATTTCTCTAAAACTCAAAAAACAATTGGAGGACGAGCAAAAAGATAATATAGATTCGCTGCAAAAAGAACTCAATGATAAATCTGAAAAATTAAAAGAGTTCAATAAATTACAATCTCAAATTTTAAAACTTGAAAGAGAAAAATCCGAATTAAAGTCGGAAATAGAAGCCGATGCTGAGAAAAAACTTAATGAGCAAATTTCTTTGGAGAAAGAAAAAATAAGAAAGCAAATTGAAGCATCGAACGAGTTGAAATTTGCCGATTTGAATAAAAAACTAGAAGACCAAAAAAAACTGACAGAAGAAATGAAACGAAAACAAGAACAAGGTTCTATGCAGATGCAAGGCGAAGTTTTGGAAATTGCCCTCGAAGAATTTTTACAAAATAACTTCCGTTTTGATGAGGTGGAAGAAGTACTGAAAGGCGCAAATGGCGCAGACGTACTACAAACGGTAAAGAATGAAAGTCTGCAACACTGTGGAAGAATAATCTACGAAACCAAACGTACCAAAAATTTCGATCAAAAATGGATTGATAAACTAAAACAAGACCAGCTGAACGCCAAAGCCGAAATCGCCGTTTTGGTAACTGAAACGCTCCCGAAAAATGTGGAAAAATTTGATGCGGTTAACGGGATTTGGATTTGTTCTTACCAAGAAGTAAAATCTTTGGTTGTGGTACTTCGCCAGATTTTAATAGAAACCCAAAAAGTAAAAATAGCCAACGAAAACAGAGGTGATAAAATGGAAATCCTGTACCAATATTTCACCAGCGGCGAGTTTTCTCAAAAAACCAAAAGAATCCTAGAAATTTACGACGGTATGCTACAACAATTGGAACAAGAAAAAAAAGTAACCCAAAAACTGTGGGCAAAACGAGAGAAAGACATCAATATCATGAAAGAAAACCTCTCCATTGTCTCTGGTGATATTGCCGGAATCACGGGCAAAGAAGTTAATCTTTTGGAAGAATTTGAAACCTTAAATATAGAATAA
- a CDS encoding BREX protein BrxB domain-containing protein → MPETTINKIFQLLSREDFKDPDTGLLFFPVYIYTYPAEKEFQIREQIDLLNERLRRPSNNLNCLVINIYKELINYLKESKFAGASLFDSILELEQEDYTEALEFIQEKANENQFMHFIGQKFEAYFKEQDTDKIYLFLHGFGSVFPYLRLSTLLKNTEKYTKNFKLIAFYPGDFKNANYSLFGFFNDDNVYRANHLNKFI, encoded by the coding sequence ATGCCAGAAACAACTATAAATAAAATTTTTCAACTTTTATCAAGAGAAGATTTTAAAGATCCCGACACAGGACTGCTTTTCTTTCCTGTTTATATTTACACCTATCCTGCGGAGAAGGAATTTCAAATAAGAGAGCAAATAGATTTGCTTAATGAAAGGCTAAGAAGACCATCTAATAATTTGAATTGCTTAGTGATTAATATCTACAAAGAATTGATTAATTATTTAAAGGAAAGCAAATTTGCTGGTGCCAGTTTGTTTGATTCTATTCTAGAATTGGAGCAAGAAGATTACACCGAAGCCTTAGAATTTATTCAGGAAAAAGCCAATGAAAATCAGTTTATGCATTTCATTGGACAAAAATTTGAAGCGTATTTTAAGGAGCAAGATACCGATAAAATTTACCTTTTCTTACACGGTTTCGGATCTGTTTTTCCTTATTTACGACTTTCAACCTTATTGAAAAATACAGAGAAATATACCAAAAACTTTAAACTAATTGCATTTTACCCAGGTGATTTCAAAAATGCCAACTATTCGCTTTTTGGCTTTTTTAACGATGACAATGTGTATCGTGCCAACCATTTAAACAAATTCATATAA
- a CDS encoding HIRAN domain-containing protein: MKTTKQHLANFTIAGFTYYDAPICFKKLKTGTKLRLKLEEDNKFDARAVAIYYKKFKLGFIPRAENRIFYKLLITGHRKSIKTVIQQLDATAHPENQVRAIAYLMNNNGKK; encoded by the coding sequence ATGAAAACAACAAAACAACACCTCGCCAATTTTACCATTGCGGGTTTCACCTATTACGATGCGCCCATTTGTTTTAAGAAACTCAAAACAGGCACTAAACTTCGATTAAAGTTAGAAGAAGATAATAAATTTGATGCAAGAGCCGTTGCCATTTATTACAAAAAATTCAAATTAGGATTTATCCCAAGAGCCGAAAACCGAATTTTCTACAAACTCCTCATCACGGGACACCGAAAAAGCATCAAGACAGTTATACAGCAACTCGATGCCACTGCACATCCCGAAAACCAAGTGAGGGCTATAGCGTATCTTATGAATAATAATGGAAAGAAATAA
- a CDS encoding helix-turn-helix transcriptional regulator, producing MATNKNAQLRYKALDQCFSNFYKKFYINDLIEFCSNVLSEHYAKSMSVSRRQIFDDIDFMKSEAGFEAPIESYKDGRKVYYRYENSDFSILKKPLTSTELNTINEALETLSRMNSLPGFDWVNSLQTKLKSGLDLDKNQRQIISFEENEFLKGLEYLNILYQYISKNQCVEIFYKSFKSEKGEAIVISPYYLKQYNNRWFLFGWNHHFGKIQNLALDRILKIDDSKEKIIANTTDFNEYFEDIIGVTNDKTIEIQKIKIQLSNNILPYISSKPIHGSQKISENILTLELKPNYELEALILSFGENFKVLEPQNLVEKIKERVEKASNFY from the coding sequence ATGGCAACTAATAAAAATGCACAACTTCGGTACAAAGCATTAGACCAATGTTTTTCCAATTTTTACAAAAAATTTTATATTAATGATTTAATAGAATTTTGCTCTAATGTACTTTCTGAACATTACGCAAAATCAATGTCCGTTTCTCGCCGTCAGATTTTTGATGATATAGATTTCATGAAAAGTGAGGCTGGTTTTGAAGCTCCAATTGAATCTTACAAAGACGGGCGAAAAGTCTATTACCGCTACGAAAATTCCGATTTTTCTATTCTCAAAAAACCACTAACCTCTACAGAATTAAATACAATAAATGAAGCGTTAGAAACTTTAAGCAGAATGAATTCTCTCCCTGGTTTCGATTGGGTAAATTCTCTTCAAACCAAATTGAAATCGGGTTTAGATTTAGATAAAAATCAGAGACAAATTATCAGTTTTGAGGAAAACGAATTTCTGAAAGGATTAGAATATTTGAATATTTTATACCAATATATTTCTAAAAATCAGTGTGTTGAAATTTTTTATAAAAGTTTTAAATCTGAAAAAGGAGAAGCGATTGTCATTTCACCTTACTATTTAAAGCAATATAATAACCGTTGGTTTTTGTTCGGCTGGAATCATCATTTTGGAAAAATTCAGAACTTGGCATTGGACAGAATTTTGAAAATAGACGATTCAAAAGAAAAAATCATCGCCAATACTACCGATTTTAATGAATATTTTGAGGACATTATAGGTGTAACTAATGATAAAACAATAGAAATTCAGAAAATAAAAATTCAACTTTCCAACAATATTCTCCCATACATTTCATCAAAACCAATTCATGGTTCACAAAAAATTTCTGAAAATATTTTAACATTAGAACTCAAACCAAATTACGAATTAGAAGCTCTTATTCTTTCTTTTGGTGAAAATTTCAAAGTGTTAGAACCACAAAATTTGGTTGAAAAAATCAAAGAAAGAGTTGAAAAAGCATCTAATTTTTATTAG
- a CDS encoding type II toxin-antitoxin system HipA family toxin — protein MKQGKFDIYVFADWKGMSEPKLMGILSAHYGKGKKAFGFEYDKDWIKTESQRLIDPDIQFFSGAQFPNNKENFGVFLDSMPDTWGRTLMKRKAVQQARENAEKPQTLYDVDYLLGVFDKTRMGALRFKTSLDGSFLDDDHENATPPWSSIRELQAAAKNLEDDENIDVRKWLAILMAPGSSLGGARPKANIEDEKGDLWIAKFPSKNDTIDKGAWEFLAYQLALKSGIEMTECRIEKIAGKHHTFFTKRFDRDGDCRIHFASAMTMTGNSEENLRFHTASYLDIAEFVMNNGVNIKENLHQLWRRIVFNICISNTDDHLRNHGFILTENGWILSPAYDLNPSIEKDGLSLNIDMDDNALNLELAKSVGIYFRLNDSEMDAIISEIQEAVLNWKDIATKIGITRAEQEMMKGAFLIKEKS, from the coding sequence ATGAAACAAGGGAAATTTGATATTTATGTTTTCGCCGATTGGAAAGGAATGTCCGAACCAAAATTAATGGGAATTCTTTCTGCACATTACGGAAAAGGGAAAAAAGCGTTTGGTTTTGAATATGATAAAGATTGGATTAAAACAGAATCTCAAAGATTAATTGACCCTGATATTCAGTTTTTTTCAGGTGCACAATTTCCAAATAATAAAGAAAATTTTGGTGTTTTTTTAGACAGTATGCCTGATACGTGGGGACGAACTTTAATGAAAAGAAAAGCCGTACAACAAGCAAGAGAAAATGCTGAAAAGCCTCAAACTCTTTATGATGTTGATTATCTTTTGGGTGTTTTCGACAAAACAAGAATGGGTGCTTTGAGGTTCAAAACGTCTCTAGATGGTTCTTTTCTTGATGACGATCATGAAAATGCTACACCGCCTTGGTCGTCTATTCGAGAGCTTCAAGCCGCTGCGAAAAATTTGGAAGATGACGAAAATATCGATGTAAGAAAATGGTTGGCGATTCTTATGGCTCCAGGATCTTCGTTGGGAGGAGCAAGACCAAAAGCTAATATTGAGGACGAAAAAGGCGATTTGTGGATTGCAAAATTCCCTTCAAAAAATGATACGATTGATAAAGGAGCTTGGGAGTTTTTAGCATATCAATTAGCTTTGAAAAGTGGTATTGAAATGACCGAATGCAGAATTGAAAAAATCGCAGGAAAACACCATACTTTTTTCACGAAAAGATTTGACAGAGACGGCGATTGCAGAATTCACTTTGCATCTGCAATGACGATGACGGGAAACAGTGAAGAAAATTTACGATTTCATACTGCAAGTTATCTCGATATAGCCGAATTTGTAATGAATAATGGCGTAAATATCAAGGAAAATCTTCATCAACTGTGGCGGAGAATAGTGTTCAATATTTGTATATCCAATACTGACGATCATCTTCGGAATCACGGATTTATTTTAACGGAAAATGGGTGGATTTTATCGCCTGCTTATGACCTGAATCCTTCTATTGAGAAAGATGGATTGTCTTTAAACATTGATATGGATGATAATGCTCTGAATCTAGAATTGGCAAAAAGTGTAGGAATTTATTTCCGATTAAATGATTCTGAAATGGATGCTATTATTTCTGAAATTCAAGAAGCAGTACTCAACTGGAAAGACATTGCAACAAAAATTGGGATTACAAGAGCAGAACAGGAAATGATGAAAGGGGCTTTTTTAATTAAAGAAAAATCGTAA